Within the Pseudomonas fulva genome, the region GTGGGCGCCACCACGGTGGCGACGCTGCGCATCGCCGAGGCGTTTCGGCGGGTGGACGAGATCCGCATCAATGCCCTGGTCGATGAGCAGGATACGGGCGGGCCGACCGTCGCCACCGATTTCGAGCACCTGAACAGGATGCTTCCGGCTGCGCTGACACGGCGCGACAACCGCTACCTCTGGCGCGAAGGCGAAGAGGCGGAGGCTCGCTTCCGCGCGGTGGATGGCACGCCGATCAGCGCCAACGGCTTTTCGTCCATTGACGTCGTCGGCCTCGCGGCGGCCACGGATGCGCCGAACGTGCAATTCAACATGGCCATCGATGTCAGCTCGACGCGCCGTCAAGGCGGGGCGATGTCGACGGAGATCCTTATCGAACTGTCCGGTGAGGATCCGCAAGGCAGGCCGCTGCGCACCCGACATGCCGTGGTGCACCCCAAGGGGGCCGCGTTGCTGACGGCCCTGAGCGTGGCAATGCTCATCGAACGGTTGTTGGGCCTGGACGGCGAGGCGCCGACCAGGCCCGGCCTGTACTTTCCTTACCAGTTGCTGGACCGCGATCGTTACCTGCAACGCCTGGAGCAGGAAGGCGGCGAGCTTCGCGAACTGCAGCCGACCGACGATTGACTCGGAAACGGCGGCGCGGGGCGCGAGCGGTGCAGGCCGCTCGCGCTTTCGCATTTTCATCACGGCTGAATTCTCCAGGTGGATTTTCCTGAGAATCAGACGCAGTTGGCCCGTATAATCCTCTGGTAACTATTTGTTTCGAGGGGAACAGGCTTATGTCGGCACATCGA harbors:
- a CDS encoding NAD(P)-dependent oxidoreductase codes for the protein MSIDPVLLMGGSGAIGNHTAAALRAQHPDLALLIAGRDLAKAQQAAERIGNARAVVIDPAADDLGLGDQPVSAVVVFYMDHDLAGLRFAQKRGVPHLSISSGVFEIAPEIATYMHKPDAAPIVLGYEWMVGATTVATLRIAEAFRRVDEIRINALVDEQDTGGPTVATDFEHLNRMLPAALTRRDNRYLWREGEEAEARFRAVDGTPISANGFSSIDVVGLAAATDAPNVQFNMAIDVSSTRRQGGAMSTEILIELSGEDPQGRPLRTRHAVVHPKGAALLTALSVAMLIERLLGLDGEAPTRPGLYFPYQLLDRDRYLQRLEQEGGELRELQPTDD